The following coding sequences lie in one Bacteroides helcogenes P 36-108 genomic window:
- a CDS encoding aldo/keto reductase gives MKKLPAIALGTWSWGTGVAGGDQVFGNHLEAEDLKPVFEEAMKNGLNLWDTATVYGMGTSESILGGFTRSYNREEVIISTKFTPQIAGVYGNPMEQMCDASLKRFNTDYIDLYWIHNPADVERWTPDLIPLLKSGKVKSVGVSNHNLAELKRANEILATEGFRISAVQNHFSLLYRSSEEAGILDYCKENDIVFFAYMVLEQGTLSGKYNTKNPLPQGSGRGEMYNKMLPQIEKLVDAMREIGKHHNATVSQIAIAWAIAKYTLPVIGVTKTKYIAETVAATAINLTDEEMALLENLAAKTGVDTKGSWEHPMI, from the coding sequence ATGAAAAAATTACCTGCAATTGCATTAGGAACATGGTCGTGGGGCACAGGTGTCGCAGGAGGCGACCAAGTATTCGGGAATCATCTGGAGGCAGAGGACTTAAAGCCCGTATTTGAGGAGGCCATGAAGAACGGGCTGAACTTGTGGGACACAGCCACCGTTTACGGCATGGGAACGTCGGAAAGTATTCTCGGCGGTTTCACACGCTCTTATAATCGTGAAGAAGTGATTATCTCCACCAAGTTCACACCGCAGATTGCCGGAGTGTACGGTAATCCGATGGAACAGATGTGTGACGCTTCCTTGAAACGCTTCAACACCGACTACATCGATCTCTACTGGATTCACAATCCTGCCGATGTCGAACGTTGGACTCCCGACCTGATTCCTTTGCTCAAAAGTGGCAAAGTGAAGAGTGTCGGCGTTTCCAACCACAACCTTGCGGAATTAAAACGTGCCAACGAGATTCTTGCAACCGAAGGGTTCAGAATATCTGCTGTCCAAAACCATTTCAGCTTGCTTTACCGTTCATCAGAAGAAGCCGGAATCCTTGACTATTGCAAGGAGAATGACATTGTGTTTTTTGCCTACATGGTACTGGAACAGGGCACATTATCCGGAAAATACAACACAAAAAATCCTTTGCCGCAAGGTAGCGGACGTGGCGAGATGTACAATAAGATGCTTCCGCAGATTGAAAAGCTGGTCGATGCCATGCGTGAAATCGGCAAACATCACAATGCCACTGTTTCACAGATAGCGATAGCGTGGGCTATTGCCAAATACACGCTGCCTGTCATCGGTGTGACCAAAACGAAGTACATTGCTGAAACGGTAGCTGCCACAGCTATCAATCTGACCGATGAAGAAATGGCTCTCCTGGAGAATCTGGCTGCAAAAACCGGAGTTGATACCAAAGGCTCTTGGGAACATCCCATGATTTAA
- a CDS encoding HU family DNA-binding protein yields MAFFRRVQKKVNNLWYPQSVTVLKPVTTREVADELAALSTVSRGDTFAIMENLGRVLSGYMGGGRTVKLDGVGTFYYTAASTKNGVSNKEDVSASQIIGVRVRFIPEVERNSGRQVTTRSMVNTKIAWEEWGKTSSSTTTGTGSGTGDGGDENENPLG; encoded by the coding sequence ATGGCATTTTTTAGAAGAGTTCAGAAGAAAGTAAACAATTTGTGGTATCCTCAATCTGTAACAGTGTTGAAACCGGTAACTACCCGTGAAGTAGCTGATGAATTGGCGGCACTCTCTACAGTGAGCCGTGGTGATACATTTGCTATCATGGAGAATCTTGGACGGGTATTGAGTGGTTATATGGGAGGTGGACGTACTGTGAAATTGGATGGTGTGGGTACTTTTTATTATACTGCTGCTTCTACCAAGAACGGTGTGAGCAATAAAGAGGATGTAAGTGCCTCGCAGATTATCGGGGTTCGTGTTCGCTTTATTCCTGAGGTAGAGCGTAACAGTGGACGTCAGGTGACTACCCGCAGCATGGTGAACACCAAGATAGCTTGGGAAGAGTGGGGCAAGACCTCCTCTTCTACTACTACCGGCACTGGTAGTGGTACTGGTGATGGTGGTGACGAAAATGAAAACCCCTTGGGATAA
- a CDS encoding MFS transporter, whose amino-acid sequence MNNQNTHFFSKLLPMMLCFFAMGFVDLVGIASNYVKADLNLTDSQANIFPSLVFFWFLIFSVPTGMLMNHIGRKKTVLLSLVVTFASLLLPLFGDGYVLMLASFSLLGIGNALMQTSLNPLLSTVVNGERLASSLGFGQFVKAIASFLAPYIAMWGAAQAMPSFGMGWRVLFPVYMIIAVIAILWLGSTSIQEEKEGGKPSSFGECLALLGKPFILLCFLGIICHVGIDVGTNTTAPKILMERLGMSLADAGFATSLYFIFRTMGCFFGAFILQKMAARTFFGISVLCMLAAMAGLFVFGDRAMIYVCIALIGFGNSNIFPIVFSQALLALPQKKNEVSGLMIMGLFGGTIFPLAMGVASDAAGQSGAVAVMAVGVVYLFFYMVKMKK is encoded by the coding sequence ATGAACAATCAAAACACTCATTTTTTTTCCAAGCTCCTCCCCATGATGCTTTGCTTCTTTGCCATGGGTTTTGTTGACTTGGTGGGCATCGCCTCGAACTATGTGAAGGCCGACTTGAATCTGACGGACTCTCAGGCAAACATCTTCCCGTCGCTTGTCTTTTTCTGGTTCCTCATCTTCTCTGTGCCTACGGGCATGCTGATGAACCACATCGGACGCAAGAAGACGGTGCTCCTCAGCCTTGTTGTCACCTTTGCATCTTTGCTGTTGCCGCTTTTTGGTGACGGATATGTGTTGATGCTCGCTTCGTTCTCTCTCTTAGGCATTGGCAATGCGCTGATGCAGACCTCGCTCAACCCGTTGCTTTCTACCGTCGTGAATGGCGAACGGTTGGCAAGTTCCTTGGGCTTCGGTCAGTTTGTCAAAGCGATTGCCTCATTCCTTGCCCCTTACATTGCCATGTGGGGAGCTGCTCAGGCCATGCCTTCATTCGGTATGGGTTGGCGTGTGCTGTTCCCGGTCTATATGATTATTGCCGTCATTGCCATTCTTTGGTTGGGCAGCACCTCCATTCAAGAGGAGAAAGAAGGAGGCAAGCCTTCCTCTTTCGGTGAGTGTCTTGCCCTGTTAGGCAAACCGTTCATCTTGCTCTGCTTCCTCGGCATCATCTGCCATGTGGGCATTGATGTAGGTACTAATACCACCGCCCCCAAGATATTGATGGAGCGCTTGGGCATGTCGCTTGCCGATGCGGGCTTTGCAACCAGCCTCTACTTCATCTTCCGCACGATGGGCTGCTTCTTTGGGGCATTCATCCTTCAGAAGATGGCAGCACGAACATTCTTCGGCATCAGTGTATTGTGCATGCTGGCGGCCATGGCGGGGCTGTTTGTCTTCGGGGACAGAGCAATGATATATGTCTGCATTGCCCTGATAGGTTTCGGTAACTCTAATATTTTCCCTATTGTCTTCTCGCAAGCCTTGCTTGCCCTGCCGCAAAAGAAAAACGAAGTCAGCGGCCTGATGATTATGGGCTTGTTTGGAGGAACCATCTTTCCACTTGCCATGGGTGTGGCGAGTGATGCCGCGGGGCAAAGCGGTGCTGTGGCGGTAATGGCCGTCGGCGTGGTGTACCTGTTTTTTTATATGGTGAAAATGAAGAAGTAA
- a CDS encoding DUF4980 domain-containing protein yields MKTSIFYAMLCALALALGLSSCQMSKSELKLEWQGDSLVVIHIANPPKYLLLPVEENAAESQVRLDTGGAADTDMDVRLAQKKVDYFVPFELPAEAKKATVRIDRIAQNALCWEQMKLSDTFDTVNTDRFRPVYHHTPLYGWMNDANGLVYKGGEYHLYFQYNPYGSIWGNMHWGHSVSKDLMHWEHRAPAIARDTLGHIFSGSSVVDVDNTSGYGEGTIVAFYTSASDKNGQIQCMAYSRDNGNTYTKYEKNPILTPFDGLKDFRDPKVFWYAPEKKWIMIVSADKEMCFYASRNLKDWTYLSVWGEGYGVQPRQFECPDMVQLPVDGNRSRMKWVMIVNVNPGCYFGGSATQYFVGDFDGTHFICDSPKETVKWLDWGKDHYAAVCFSNTGDRVIAVPWMSNWQYADVVPTRQFRSANALPRELTLYRQDGELYVSAIPVKEVQSLRKEMKDIPAFTVNADKEYPITPLLDNNKGAYELSMRFTVGTAGVMGFRLSNEKDEVVDVYFNLPERKFVMDRTKSGIVDFGCKSRPHALEAPDKRMSASINYIDDFALATWAPVVEAPSHSLDIFVDKCSVEIFLDGGRVAMTNLIFPNEPYNRISFYGKGGSYEVDGCKVYRLGM; encoded by the coding sequence ATGAAAACGTCTATCTTTTATGCAATGCTTTGTGCGCTTGCGCTCGCATTAGGCCTTTCTTCCTGCCAGATGTCCAAGAGTGAGTTAAAACTTGAATGGCAGGGTGACAGCCTTGTAGTGATTCACATTGCCAATCCCCCAAAATATCTTCTTCTTCCGGTAGAGGAAAATGCTGCCGAGAGTCAGGTACGCCTCGATACCGGCGGTGCTGCTGATACAGATATGGATGTACGTCTTGCTCAGAAAAAAGTAGATTACTTCGTTCCATTTGAACTTCCTGCAGAGGCAAAAAAGGCTACTGTACGCATTGATCGCATAGCCCAGAATGCCCTCTGTTGGGAACAAATGAAGCTTTCTGATACCTTTGATACTGTCAATACCGACAGGTTCCGCCCGGTTTACCATCATACCCCGCTTTACGGCTGGATGAACGATGCCAACGGACTCGTATATAAAGGTGGCGAGTATCACCTTTACTTCCAGTACAATCCTTATGGTTCTATTTGGGGAAATATGCATTGGGGGCATTCTGTCAGCAAGGATCTGATGCACTGGGAGCATCGTGCTCCCGCCATTGCACGTGATACTTTGGGGCATATCTTCTCCGGTAGCTCGGTGGTCGATGTGGATAATACCTCAGGTTATGGCGAAGGTACTATTGTTGCCTTCTATACGTCTGCCAGCGACAAGAACGGGCAGATTCAGTGCATGGCTTATAGCCGTGACAATGGAAATACTTATACCAAGTATGAAAAGAATCCCATACTGACTCCTTTTGACGGACTGAAAGATTTCCGTGATCCTAAGGTTTTCTGGTATGCCCCTGAAAAGAAGTGGATAATGATTGTTTCTGCCGACAAGGAAATGTGCTTTTATGCTTCGCGAAACCTGAAGGACTGGACATATCTCAGTGTATGGGGGGAAGGTTATGGTGTACAGCCCCGTCAGTTCGAGTGTCCTGATATGGTTCAATTGCCCGTGGACGGTAACAGGAGTCGGATGAAATGGGTGATGATTGTCAACGTAAATCCGGGTTGCTACTTTGGCGGCAGTGCCACACAATATTTTGTAGGTGACTTTGACGGAACACATTTTATTTGCGACAGTCCGAAGGAAACGGTGAAGTGGTTGGATTGGGGAAAGGATCACTATGCGGCCGTCTGTTTCTCTAATACCGGTGACCGTGTCATTGCTGTGCCTTGGATGAGCAATTGGCAGTATGCCGATGTCGTTCCTACCCGGCAGTTTCGCAGTGCCAATGCACTGCCACGCGAACTGACCTTGTATAGACAAGATGGTGAACTTTATGTTTCTGCCATTCCGGTAAAAGAGGTACAAAGCTTGCGTAAAGAGATGAAAGATATCCCCGCCTTTACTGTCAATGCTGATAAGGAATATCCGATAACCCCGTTGCTGGACAACAACAAAGGTGCGTATGAACTGTCAATGCGATTCACGGTCGGTACTGCCGGAGTGATGGGATTCAGGCTTTCCAATGAAAAGGATGAGGTGGTGGATGTTTATTTCAACCTCCCGGAAAGAAAGTTCGTGATGGACCGCACCAAGAGTGGTATCGTGGACTTTGGATGCAAGAGTAGGCCCCATGCTCTCGAAGCACCTGACAAGCGTATGTCTGCTTCCATTAATTACATTGATGACTTTGCCCTCGCCACTTGGGCTCCGGTTGTAGAAGCACCCTCTCATAGTCTGGACATATTTGTGGACAAGTGTTCTGTGGAAATCTTTCTTGATGGAGGTAGGGTAGCCATGACCAATCTCATCTTCCCAAACGAGCCGTACAACCGTATAAGCTTTTATGGTAAAGGCGGCAGTTATGAGGTGGACGGCTGCAAGGTATATAGACTGGGAATGTAA
- a CDS encoding putative quinol monooxygenase: MKPFLLLALLFCFGTLCRAQQNTDNMLIRISEIEVHPQYLKEYLEYAYTVGATSVKEESGVVCIYPMQTKRDSCHIRILEIYASSEAYQHHIKSAHFQKYKTSTLHMVKSLDLVDMNALDLATMPQIFVKMPQANEKINEMAIISDYNTAE; this comes from the coding sequence ATGAAACCATTTTTATTATTAGCCCTGCTCTTCTGCTTCGGCACATTATGCAGGGCGCAACAAAATACAGACAATATGCTAATCAGAATTTCCGAGATAGAAGTTCATCCACAGTATCTAAAGGAATATTTGGAATATGCCTATACGGTGGGAGCTACGTCAGTCAAAGAGGAATCAGGAGTCGTCTGTATCTATCCGATGCAGACAAAGCGGGATTCCTGCCACATACGTATACTCGAAATCTATGCTTCGTCCGAAGCCTATCAACATCACATCAAGAGCGCACATTTCCAAAAGTACAAGACAAGCACGCTTCACATGGTGAAAAGTCTCGACTTGGTGGATATGAATGCGCTTGATCTGGCAACGATGCCACAGATATTCGTAAAAATGCCACAAGCTAATGAGAAAATCAATGAAATGGCAATAATTAGCGACTATAACACCGCAGAATAA
- a CDS encoding flavin reductase family protein produces MKKNIGSVLALYPTPAVVIGTMVDGKVNWMLAGHVGIMCHDHIMVSLFQRHYTNKGIKENLKFSVNIVDETLLPKADYVGTVSGEKTDKSKIFEFFMGDGGTPVIKNAPVVMECKVEDNYVLNGFDNFICSIIDTYADETVLNEAGKIDYDELKPVLFEMPTYTYLRTGEKIGKCKTLGKSE; encoded by the coding sequence ATGAAAAAGAATATCGGAAGCGTGCTGGCGCTTTACCCCACACCTGCGGTAGTAATCGGCACGATGGTGGACGGCAAGGTGAACTGGATGCTTGCCGGACACGTAGGCATTATGTGCCACGACCATATCATGGTGAGCCTCTTTCAGAGGCACTACACCAACAAAGGTATCAAGGAAAACTTGAAGTTTTCGGTAAACATCGTGGACGAAACTCTGCTTCCCAAAGCTGACTATGTGGGCACGGTGAGTGGCGAGAAAACCGACAAAAGCAAGATATTCGAGTTCTTCATGGGCGATGGCGGCACACCGGTCATCAAAAACGCTCCCGTGGTAATGGAGTGCAAGGTAGAAGACAACTATGTATTGAATGGCTTCGACAATTTCATCTGTTCCATCATCGACACCTACGCTGATGAAACCGTGCTGAACGAAGCTGGAAAAATTGACTATGACGAATTGAAACCCGTATTGTTTGAAATGCCTACCTATACTTATCTGCGCACAGGCGAAAAGATAGGCAAGTGCAAAACTTTAGGAAAAAGCGAATAG
- a CDS encoding carbohydrate kinase family protein: MNQIIVGMGEALWDCLPEGKKIGGAPANFAFHVSQFGFDSRVVSAVGRDADGDEILEVFAGKGLRTQIERVDYPTGRVQVTLDTVGVPCYEIKEGVAWDNIPFTDELKRLALSTRAVCFGSLAQRSVVSRTTINRFLDTMPDHEGQIKIFDINLRQGFYTKEILCDSMRRCNVLKINDEELVTISRMFGYPGIDLQDKCWILLAKYNLKMLILTCGTNGSYVFTPGEVSFQETPRVPVADTVGAGDSFTGAFTASILKGISIPEAHKLAVETSAYVCTQSGAMPELPQVYKERLG, encoded by the coding sequence ATGAATCAGATTATTGTAGGAATGGGTGAGGCGCTATGGGATTGCCTGCCCGAAGGAAAGAAAATAGGTGGTGCTCCGGCGAACTTCGCCTTTCATGTGTCGCAGTTCGGCTTCGACAGCCGTGTGGTGAGTGCCGTAGGGCGTGATGCCGATGGCGACGAGATATTGGAGGTCTTTGCCGGTAAAGGTCTGCGCACGCAGATAGAACGGGTAGATTATCCCACAGGTAGGGTGCAGGTGACGCTTGATACCGTGGGTGTACCCTGTTATGAGATAAAAGAGGGTGTGGCATGGGACAATATCCCTTTTACCGATGAACTGAAACGTTTGGCACTGAGCACCCGTGCCGTATGCTTCGGCTCGCTGGCACAGCGCAGTGTCGTGAGCCGCACTACCATCAATCGCTTCCTCGACACCATGCCGGACCACGAGGGACAGATCAAGATATTCGACATCAATCTCCGCCAGGGCTTCTATACCAAGGAGATACTTTGCGACTCCATGCGGCGTTGCAATGTCCTTAAAATAAATGATGAGGAACTGGTTACCATCAGCCGTATGTTCGGCTATCCAGGCATCGACTTGCAGGACAAGTGCTGGATTCTGCTGGCCAAGTACAACCTGAAGATGCTGATTCTTACGTGTGGCACGAATGGCAGTTATGTTTTTACTCCGGGCGAGGTGTCATTTCAAGAGACTCCCCGTGTACCGGTGGCGGATACGGTGGGTGCGGGCGACTCCTTCACCGGAGCTTTCACCGCTTCCATCCTGAAGGGCATCTCCATCCCCGAAGCGCATAAGCTGGCGGTAGAAACTTCCGCCTACGTTTGTACACAGAGCGGAGCCATGCCCGAACTGCCGCAAGTCTATAAGGAACGGCTGGGATAA
- a CDS encoding helix-turn-helix domain-containing protein, which yields MNGIRKINTIHAYNEYMGVETLHPLVSVIDMSKCTLREFHRMNYGLYGIFLKDVMCGPLRYGINYYDYQKGTIVAVAPGQIFGVESEGPIQPKGWALVFHPDLIYGTELGRTIKDYTFFSYDANEALHISEKEREIIEQCFVNILTELNREIDKHTNSLIARSIGMLLDYCMRYYDRQFITRGKVNKDVLTRFENLLDEYFESGRLCIEGVPSVSYCAGKVFLSPNYFGDMIKKETGKTAQEYIQLKIIDRAKQLLAEDVLSVNEIAEELGFKYSTHFTRLFRKCEGMSPSEYRRSC from the coding sequence ATGAATGGGATAAGAAAGATAAATACCATCCACGCTTACAATGAATATATGGGCGTGGAGACGCTACATCCATTAGTCAGTGTCATTGATATGTCAAAGTGTACTCTTAGAGAGTTTCACCGTATGAATTATGGTCTGTATGGCATTTTTTTGAAGGATGTGATGTGTGGACCATTGCGTTATGGTATCAATTACTATGATTATCAGAAGGGAACAATCGTAGCGGTTGCTCCGGGGCAAATATTCGGCGTAGAGAGCGAAGGGCCGATTCAGCCCAAAGGGTGGGCTTTGGTCTTTCATCCGGATTTGATCTACGGGACAGAATTGGGACGCACAATCAAAGATTATACATTTTTCTCATACGATGCAAATGAGGCTCTGCACATTTCTGAAAAGGAGCGTGAAATCATCGAGCAATGTTTTGTCAATATACTGACGGAACTGAATCGTGAAATAGACAAACATACCAATAGCCTGATTGCACGCAGTATCGGAATGTTGTTGGATTATTGTATGCGCTATTACGACCGCCAGTTCATTACTCGTGGGAAAGTCAATAAAGATGTCCTCACACGATTTGAGAACCTGTTGGATGAATATTTTGAATCAGGTAGACTTTGCATAGAGGGTGTTCCGTCTGTTTCTTATTGTGCAGGAAAGGTGTTTCTGTCCCCCAACTATTTCGGTGACATGATAAAGAAAGAAACCGGGAAAACTGCGCAGGAGTATATTCAGTTGAAGATTATAGATCGGGCTAAACAATTATTGGCGGAAGACGTATTGTCTGTCAATGAGATAGCCGAAGAATTGGGATTCAAATATTCCACCCATTTCACTCGCCTGTTCAGGAAGTGCGAGGGGATGTCACCCTCTGAATATCGGCGGAGTTGCTGA
- a CDS encoding tetratricopeptide repeat-containing sensor histidine kinase: MNKTFSHITTLLLCTVFLQLMPLSAQNNVYKIDDSLYPYLVKCTKAVRSPQVLLMADTLFHMAECKGDQKAQCLALHQKVDYYYYKGNLSALQDAVRTLRGFAVRTPFQQYVFSGWNRIIAYWKMKVMYVKALEEVNDYQAEARRLNNPYGIGFSFQHFSSIYKMQASYELAMKYAVQGAEYIEQHGNPGDAVSLYLTAGESCQMLRDDAKALGYLKKALSLAPDPTRRVQPLCYLVGLYLSSGSMQDLVESKKCLDEMNRITEKHPVFGGMLLNCQMGNADYYMAVGDYERAATIINTLPHDNISYFDCMKRLSRLQGRYEESLSWCDKCDSIKRNEDDVERHRMLTEYTARFDNTRLETEKNRLALQNSEMRIRQLADEHRLMETDKERDRLALQATELKLKNSDLALRQRMIEVERNRTEALHQQERAASAEERGRMQMFITSVLLLLSVSLIVFIFVYTLQRRKSIVRLQKERNIALRARNESEAARKEAEHAREVAEYANRQKSIFLQNMSHEIRTPLNAIVGFSDVVNSEEDLGLTVEERADYLSLIHTNTELLTTLVNDVLDLSKLESGSYALALAPTCISDLCHATLRSIASRVPDGVQLKLDEPEDASFISFLTDAVRLQQVITNFLTNACKYTDRGSITLKYRIQEDGGIVFSVTDTGCGISEDKAEIVFGRFEKLDTFKQGTGLGLSICRHIAELVGGRVYLDTTYTGGARFVFVHPELKQPVA; the protein is encoded by the coding sequence GTGAACAAAACATTCTCACATATCACTACCCTGTTGTTGTGTACAGTATTTCTGCAGCTTATGCCTCTTTCTGCCCAAAACAATGTCTATAAGATAGACGACTCACTCTATCCCTACCTTGTGAAATGTACCAAAGCCGTCCGTAGTCCGCAAGTGCTCCTCATGGCGGATACCCTCTTCCACATGGCGGAATGCAAGGGTGACCAGAAGGCGCAGTGTCTGGCTCTGCATCAGAAGGTGGATTATTACTACTACAAAGGTAATCTCTCTGCCTTGCAAGATGCCGTCCGTACGTTGCGCGGCTTTGCCGTCCGCACCCCCTTTCAGCAATACGTGTTCAGCGGATGGAACCGGATTATCGCTTATTGGAAGATGAAGGTGATGTACGTCAAGGCGTTGGAGGAGGTGAACGACTATCAGGCGGAAGCCCGGCGACTGAACAATCCCTATGGAATAGGTTTCTCCTTTCAGCACTTCAGTTCCATTTATAAGATGCAGGCCAGCTATGAACTGGCGATGAAGTATGCGGTTCAGGGAGCCGAATACATAGAACAGCACGGAAATCCGGGGGATGCCGTCAGCCTCTACCTTACGGCGGGTGAATCCTGTCAGATGTTGCGTGATGACGCCAAAGCCCTCGGCTATCTCAAGAAGGCGCTTTCTCTGGCTCCCGACCCTACAAGACGGGTGCAACCGCTTTGCTATTTAGTGGGGCTTTATCTGTCATCCGGTTCTATGCAGGATTTGGTAGAGAGCAAGAAATGCTTGGACGAAATGAATCGGATTACGGAGAAACATCCTGTATTCGGTGGTATGCTACTTAATTGCCAGATGGGAAATGCTGATTATTATATGGCTGTCGGAGATTATGAACGGGCTGCCACCATAATAAATACTCTGCCTCACGACAATATTTCATATTTCGATTGCATGAAGAGGCTTAGCCGGTTGCAGGGGCGGTATGAGGAATCATTGAGCTGGTGTGACAAGTGCGACTCCATAAAGAGAAACGAGGATGATGTGGAGCGCCACAGGATGCTGACGGAATACACCGCCCGCTTTGATAATACCCGGCTGGAAACTGAGAAAAACCGTCTTGCCTTGCAGAACAGCGAGATGCGCATTCGTCAACTGGCTGATGAGCACCGCTTGATGGAAACCGACAAGGAACGCGACCGGCTGGCATTGCAGGCTACCGAACTGAAATTGAAGAACTCCGACCTCGCCTTGAGGCAGCGGATGATTGAGGTGGAACGCAACCGCACGGAAGCGCTTCATCAACAAGAACGTGCTGCATCTGCTGAAGAACGAGGACGCATGCAGATGTTTATCACCTCGGTGCTTCTCCTCCTGTCCGTCAGTCTGATAGTCTTTATCTTTGTCTATACGCTGCAAAGGCGCAAAAGCATTGTTCGTCTGCAAAAGGAGAGGAATATTGCTTTACGTGCCCGAAACGAGTCTGAAGCTGCCCGCAAAGAGGCTGAACATGCCCGTGAGGTAGCTGAGTATGCCAACCGGCAGAAGTCTATTTTTCTGCAAAATATGAGCCATGAGATACGTACACCTCTCAATGCTATTGTAGGTTTCAGCGATGTGGTGAATTCCGAGGAAGATCTGGGGCTGACAGTGGAAGAACGTGCCGACTATCTTAGCCTTATTCATACCAATACTGAACTCCTCACGACGCTTGTGAATGATGTGCTCGACCTTTCTAAATTAGAAAGCGGCTCTTATGCGCTGGCGCTGGCTCCCACATGTATCAGTGACTTGTGCCATGCTACGCTCCGAAGTATCGCCTCGCGTGTTCCGGATGGAGTGCAGCTAAAATTGGATGAGCCTGAGGATGCTTCTTTCATCTCCTTCCTTACCGACGCCGTGCGCCTGCAACAAGTGATCACCAATTTTCTGACCAATGCCTGTAAATATACTGACCGAGGCAGTATTACGTTAAAATATCGTATCCAGGAAGACGGTGGTATTGTATTTTCTGTTACAGACACAGGCTGCGGAATCTCTGAAGACAAGGCGGAAATTGTCTTTGGACGCTTTGAGAAGCTGGACACCTTTAAGCAAGGCACGGGACTGGGGTTGAGCATCTGCCGCCATATAGCCGAATTGGTAGGCGGACGAGTCTATCTGGACACCACCTATACTGGGGGTGCTCGTTTTGTATTTGTGCATCCGGAATTGAAACAACCTGTTGCATGA
- a CDS encoding amidohydrolase family protein, with product MKNLFIIPALICSVGTMAQTVLDVHSHIVTDRYTQLLKQHNAELEDGYPLPKWSVEKHIVFMQEAGIDCSVLSMPSPQPYFGDTEESRRCIRSINEEAARAKAEHPGKFLFCASLPLPDVQVAIREAVYALDTLHADGIKLATNSRGQYLGDKALDPLMEVLNARKSVVILHPHTPEQRPANTFTGGPIFVYEYPAETTRAVLNMIENDIMVRYPDIKFVVPHSGSFLPIALPRFRAAQPLLVKQGLMRQVDITKNLANLYYDLAGGPTPEMLKMLLTITVPEHIMYGSDYGFVPNKVLVAVKQTLKERLQQDDVLRNHIEDIFGNNANRLFNKSK from the coding sequence ATGAAGAATCTATTTATCATCCCCGCTCTCATCTGTTCGGTGGGAACAATGGCACAAACGGTGTTGGATGTACATTCGCATATCGTGACGGACAGATATACGCAACTGCTCAAGCAACACAATGCAGAGCTGGAAGACGGCTATCCGCTGCCAAAATGGAGTGTGGAAAAGCATATCGTTTTCATGCAGGAGGCGGGTATTGACTGTTCGGTACTTTCCATGCCTTCTCCACAGCCTTATTTCGGTGATACGGAAGAGAGCCGTCGCTGCATCCGTTCCATCAATGAAGAAGCGGCACGTGCCAAGGCGGAACATCCCGGCAAATTCTTGTTCTGCGCTTCGTTGCCTCTCCCCGATGTACAAGTTGCCATCCGCGAAGCAGTCTATGCCCTCGACACCCTTCATGCCGATGGCATCAAACTGGCGACCAACAGCCGTGGACAATATCTTGGCGACAAGGCATTGGACCCGTTGATGGAAGTGCTGAACGCACGCAAATCCGTAGTGATCCTGCATCCGCATACTCCGGAACAACGTCCTGCAAACACGTTTACAGGAGGCCCGATTTTCGTCTATGAATATCCTGCCGAGACTACTCGCGCGGTACTCAACATGATAGAGAACGACATTATGGTACGCTATCCCGACATCAAGTTCGTAGTGCCTCACAGTGGTTCGTTCTTGCCTATCGCCTTGCCACGCTTTCGGGCAGCGCAACCCTTGCTTGTCAAGCAAGGTCTTATGCGTCAGGTGGATATTACCAAGAATCTGGCGAATCTCTATTATGATTTAGCAGGAGGTCCGACACCCGAAATGCTTAAAATGCTACTCACTATTACCGTGCCCGAACATATCATGTATGGTTCAGACTACGGATTTGTACCGAACAAAGTGCTGGTAGCAGTGAAACAGACACTGAAGGAGAGATTGCAGCAGGATGACGTTTTGAGAAATCACATAGAAGACATCTTCGGCAATAATGCCAACCGACTGTTTAATAAATCAAAGTGA